In a single window of the Megalobrama amblycephala isolate DHTTF-2021 linkage group LG3, ASM1881202v1, whole genome shotgun sequence genome:
- the LOC125265791 gene encoding uncharacterized protein LOC125265791, which translates to MSLKMSQGEGVTVITFSSNSNSKWPILCQILGTLCNSPLCAVSQHMKAKMTGVHTALGIEQILVGILYIVAESVFVRFTSNKVIVDAPFWFGGVFIVVGIVSVPAAQFPSTFHLLGAVVLNIFSTFLAVIGLALHSCDLSVVLDSKEMIREAMDVIMMICSALQIGLTLSFAVLTVKLFDTNSVEDPHIYKPLKEDVTVSHVC; encoded by the exons ATGTCTCTGAAAATGTCTCAGGGCGAGGGGGTGACAGTGATCACCTTCAGCTCAAATTCCAACAGCAAATGGCCGATACTGTGTCAGATCCTGGGCACTCTGTGTAACAGTCCATTGTGTGCAGTATCACAGCATATGAAAGCCAAGATGACGGGCGTCCATACTGCGCTTGGG ATTGAGCAGATTTTAGTAGGAATCCTCTATATCGTGGCAGAGAGTGTATTTGTAAGATTTACATCCAACAAAGTGATAGTTGATGCTCCATTTTGGTTCGGTGGTGTG TTCATTGTGGTTGGAATCGTGTCTGTTCCTGCAGCTCAGTTTCCCAGTACTTTTCAT CTGCTCGGCGCTGTGGTGTTGAACATATTCAGCACTTTTCTGGCTGTGATAGGACTTGCACTGCATTCATGTGACTTGAGTGTAGTTCTGGACAGCAAGGAG ATGATCCGTGAAGCAATGGATGTCATTATGATGATCTGTTCAGCTCTTCAGATTGGTTTGACCCTCAGTTTCGCTGTCTTGACTGTGAAATTGTTTGACACAAAT TCTGTGGAGGACCCTCACATATACAAGCCACTTAAAGAAGATGTCACTGTCAGTCATGTATGTTAG